In the Ornithinimicrobium pratense genome, CACCAGACGGCCACCGCCGAAACGGAGCGTCCCAGGGATGGTGATGACATCCAGGACCCCCCCGATCCGGCCAAGACGCGCTCTGCTGAGGTCTTCGCGACATTGCGCCCGTGGTGGGTGGTTTACCACATGTTCAGCCTGTGGGCCTACCTCTCCGCAGCCGGCCTTCTGTGGGGTGCCTTCTGGTTGGCGTCCACCTTCGGTGTCAACTTGATCGATGTCTCCTCACGCTGGATCTCGTGGGGAGACCTCGGCTGGTTCGAAACGATCGCAGTCGCCGTCGTCGGGGGCGGACTGTTCGGCGCGATCGCCATGGGCGTGGGCTTCTTCCTCTCCTACTGGAAGTTCGAGCTGGCGCGCGTACGCAGCGATGACACCTCCTTCCTCCGCACCCGCAGGGGCCTGCTGAGCACCCGGGAGGTGAACCGTGACGAAGTGCGCACCCGCGGGCTCTCCATCTCCGAACCCTTGCTCTGGCGTTGGATGAGAATGGCCGATACCAACGTCATCACCACCGGCCTGAGCATCTGGGACCCCGAGCAACCCAGCGCTATCCTTCCCCGCGGCCCGAGGAGCATCGCCCACGAGGTGGCTACCCGAGTCTTGGGAGCGCCGTCACCGCTGGAGGTTCCACTGCCAAGGCATCCCCGAGCCGCTCTACGCCGCAGGCTCTGGTGGGCGACCGCCTTCACCGCTCTGGGTGTCGCCATCGTGGCATTGCCCGTGGCGACCTCTGTCGTGCCGACGTGGGTGCTGTGGGCGGCGATCGGCGTGTGGCCGGTGGCATTGTGCGGTGCCATCGTGGCCTACCGAGCCCTCGGTCACGCGATCACCGAGGACTACGTCGTGATGCGGTCTGGTCTGACGAGCCGCACCACCTCGGCGCTGCGTCGCGATGCGGTCAGCACCATCGCGGTGCGGCAGTCGATTCTGCAGAAGCGGCTCGGGCTCAGCACCGTGTCGGCGATGACGGCCGCCGGGTGGTCGATCTATGAGGCCCCAGATGTCTGCGCCCACGAAGCCATCTCATTCGCCGCACAGGCCGCCCCGGGTTTCCTGGATGAGTTCCTCGGGTCGTCGGTGTGCTCGCGCGCTGACGAGGTCGCCTCAGGCCCAGTTCGCGATCTCTGACAGCGACTGCTCATCCCCGGTCGAGGAGGCGCCGATCACGCTGAGCGTCCCGTCCGGCTCCAGGACGACCGCCGCGATGGTCTGCAGGCCACCGTGCCCTGCGGAGCGTGCCGCCTGCAGCACCTCGCCCCGGGTCAGCCGCACCCGCCTGAGGGCCGGCTCGAGCAGCTCGCCCCGCCTGAGCACGAGGGTCGGCTCAGCATTGACGAACCGACGCCCGCCCGGTAGCGAGGTCGTGACGCGTGAGACCAGCCATTGCGTGCAGATGAGCAGCCCCATCCCGGTGAGCACATCGGCATACCGGATGTCTTGGGTGAGCACAGCGCTGGCCAGCATCGACCCCAGCGCCACGGTCACGACGAAGTCGAAGGCGTTCAGCTTGGCCAAGACACGTTTGCCCGAGATGCGGAGCAGGACCACCAACGTCACGTATGAAGCCGCGCCGACCAGCACGATGCGCAGCAGCGCGGACCAAGAGTCGAACCACATGAGTGAGTGAGCCTTTCGCGAGGAGTGCGCAGTCCACCTGAGACTGGCACGCAACGTGCCCGCGCAGCGAGGCAGGCATGTTCAGGGCCCTCGCGTAGGGTCAACCAAGATCCGCGACCGACAAGGAGACCCTCGTGGCCACGCAGCGCCCGACCCTGGTCCTGGTCAACTCCTCTGCAGGTTCGGGAGAGGCGGACCTGGTGGAGCAGGTGTGCCGTGCACTGGAGCAACACAGCCTGTTCGGCACCGAGGTCGTGGAATCTGGGTCTGACGAAAGGTATGCCGCGGCCGTCGCCTCGGCGCGGGGGCGCGACGTCGTCGTCGTGGGCGGAGACGGGTCGGTGAACAGGTTGCTGCAACAGCTGATGGACCAGCAGCTGCTGGGCAGCGTCGGTGCGGTCGGGGTGGTGCCGGTGGGCACCGGGAACGATCTGGCCCGCGACGCCGGTCTCCCCTTGGACTGGTGCGGGGCGGCAGAGGTGGCGGTCAGCGGCGCCCCAGTGGCTCGGGGCCTGCTCGTCGACACCGCGGGCCGCGTGGTGACCAACGTCGTGCACTGCGGGGTGGCCGCGGAGGCGACCGCGCACGCCGCGGACGTCAAGGGTGTGCTCGGCAGGACGGCCTACACCTGGGGCGCGGTGCGCGCCGGGCTGACCAGGCAGGGGTGGCACTTGCGGGTCGTCGTCGACGGCCGCACCGTCGCTGACGGGACCGAGCGACTGCTCATGGTCAGCGCCGCCGTGGGGTCCAGCGTCGGTGGCGGCCACGAGATCGCCCCGAATGCCGACGCCGGCGACGGGCAGGTAGATGTCGTCATCGCTCACGGGACCTCTGCCCGAGCCAGGGTGGGTTTTGCCCTGGACCTGCGCCGCGGGCGGCACATCGAGCGTCAGGACGTCACCGTGACCCAAGGTCGCGAGGTGCTCGTCAAGGCCGTGACGTCGCGGGACGCGTTCGCGGTCAACACCGACGGAGACGTGGAGAAGGACCGGCTGCGTAGCCGCCGCTGGCAGCTACGCGCGGACGCGTGGCGGCTGCGGGCGCCCACCAGGCCTCACTGACTCCTCCCGCTCGACCACCCTGGGCTCGCCGGTCACCACGCTGGGACCGACAGGGTTGTGAACGCCTTCGCAGATCCCGGTCACGAGGGGTGGACGTACGATCCACCTGGACGCGGAGGCATCGTCAGGCTCTGCTGCGCCGCAGGGCGGAAGCAGCCACGACCGCGGCGGCAGCCAGCGTCGTCAGGCACCCGATCGGCAGCGGCAGGCAGCAGCCGCCGACAACGACGCGGCTGTTGCCGCGGGTCCACGTCCGGGACGGCAGCGGACCCAGGCCCCCGCTCTGCGACTCCCACCGCCCGTCGTCCTGGGCCGCCTGCTCGGCGGCCCACGGGTCAGCCGGCTCCGACCCCGGCGCCGCGTCCGGGCGGGGGAGGTCTTCCGGCGCGGGGCCACCTTGGTAGGTCATGAGCACCGATCCTGACACCGGGGCGGCCATGGCGCAGCACAGATGTTCCTGGGTGGGCTCGGGTGGCGTCTGAAACTGGCGCTGGCACCACGCGGCAGTGGGGGCGGCTCACTCGTCCCGCGCGACCACCTTGGCCTCACCAACCTCCACGCCCGGGACCGACAGGTCCTTCAGCGCCTTCGAGATGCCGGCGACCAGCGCCGAGGGCGCCCGGTCTTCCTGGCGGATGTCCTGCGGTGACAGTGAGTCCTCGGGGGTGTCGGACTGAACCGCCTCAACGAGGGCGTCCTCGTCGGTGATCTCGGCGTCCAACTGGATGGTCAGCGTGTGCTTGCTCATGGGAGAAGACTCACTGATGGAGCCTGCCCCGGCCACTCGGAGGAGCCTGTGGCCCCGGCTACCGCCAGCCGCGCGGCGGCGTCCGCTCATCAAGCCCGCAGTGTGCTGATGAGGCAGGATCTCAGGTGTGTTGCGGGCGATGGACCGGCAGCAGGCCAGAGCCAGGAGAGGGATCCGGTCGCGATGAGCCCAGTGAGCACAGCCGATGCAGTGGTGATCGGCGGGGGACCCAACGGCCTCGTCGCCCTGAACGCCCTGGTCGACGCCGGGTGGGACGTTGTGCTCATCGAGGCCAACGACGAAGTGGGCGGCGCGGTGCGCAGTGGCGAGGTGACGACGCCGGGTTTCGTCAACGACCTGTTCAGCGCGTTCTACCCGCTGGCGGCGGCCAGCCCGATCATCCGTGACCTGCACCTGGAGCAGCACGGCCTGGTGTGGCGCAGGGCGCCGCACGTGCTCGCCCACGCCCTCGACGACGGGTACGCCGCCGTCCTGCGCGACCGCGCCGAGGACACCGCCGCGGCCCTCGACGCCGAGGCCCCGGGTGACGGTGAGGCGTGGCTGGAGCTGGTGCACGGGTGGGACCAGATCCGCGACCCGCTGCTGGACGCCTTGTTTACCCCGTTCCCGCCGGTCACCTCGGCCGCGCGCATTCTCCGCCGCCTGGGCGCAGCTGACACCCTCGATTTCGCTCGCTTGGCGGTGACGCCTGTCCGCAGGCTTGCCGACGAACGGTTCACCGGCCCCGGCCCGGGGCTGCTCCTGACCGGCAATGCGATGCACGGGGACATCCCTCCGGACGCCGCCGGCAGTGGCATGTTCGGGTGGCTGCTCACCATGCTGGGGCAGGACGTGGGCTTCCCGGTCCCTGAGGGTGGTGCGGGCGAGTTGGCGCACGCCCTTCGGCGGCGGGCCGAGAGCAAGGGCGCCCGCCTGCTCACCGGCACCGCAGTGACCGCCGTGATCGTCGAGCACGGCCGGGCCTCCGGCGTGCGGCTCGCGGACGGGACGATGGTCCGGGCCCGCCGTGGCGTGCTGGCCGATGTGGCTGCGCCGGCGCTCTATCGCGACCTCCTGGCCGGCCACCGCCTGCCCGCACGGCTGCTGCGTGACATCGACCGCTTCCAGTGGGACAACCCGACGATCAAGGTCAACTGGGCCCTGGAGCAGCCGGTGCCCTGGTTGGCTGAGGACGCGCACGGTGCCGGGACCGTGCACCTCGGCGTCGACGCCGACGGCTTCGTCGACTTCGCCGCGGACCTGTCGGTCGGTCGGACCCCCGCGCGGCCGTTCATCCTGTTCGGCCAGATGACAACCTCGGACCCGACGCGCTCACCCGCGGGGACGGAGTCGGCGTGGGCCTACACCCACGTCCCCCACACGATCGACTGGTCCGGCGATCACCTTGCGGCCCACGTCGAGCGGATCGAGGACGCGCTCGAGCGGGTC is a window encoding:
- a CDS encoding PH domain-containing protein; the encoded protein is MTDETLPAGSRTAPEPSADGWRGLSIRVVWVDFAKSLLSVLPAVVAILGFGIEPSWSSMWPFAAIAVWGVLSAVADIIRWLLTRYRITETEVERSTGLFVRRHRSVRRDRIRSVDTHAKLRHRIAGLRVITVGAGQQTNAGEAAFVLDSLIRDDAELLRSVLLREHQTATAETERPRDGDDIQDPPDPAKTRSAEVFATLRPWWVVYHMFSLWAYLSAAGLLWGAFWLASTFGVNLIDVSSRWISWGDLGWFETIAVAVVGGGLFGAIAMGVGFFLSYWKFELARVRSDDTSFLRTRRGLLSTREVNRDEVRTRGLSISEPLLWRWMRMADTNVITTGLSIWDPEQPSAILPRGPRSIAHEVATRVLGAPSPLEVPLPRHPRAALRRRLWWATAFTALGVAIVALPVATSVVPTWVLWAAIGVWPVALCGAIVAYRALGHAITEDYVVMRSGLTSRTTSALRRDAVSTIAVRQSILQKRLGLSTVSAMTAAGWSIYEAPDVCAHEAISFAAQAAPGFLDEFLGSSVCSRADEVASGPVRDL
- a CDS encoding DUF421 domain-containing protein; amino-acid sequence: MWFDSWSALLRIVLVGAASYVTLVVLLRISGKRVLAKLNAFDFVVTVALGSMLASAVLTQDIRYADVLTGMGLLICTQWLVSRVTTSLPGGRRFVNAEPTLVLRRGELLEPALRRVRLTRGEVLQAARSAGHGGLQTIAAVVLEPDGTLSVIGASSTGDEQSLSEIANWA
- a CDS encoding diacylglycerol/lipid kinase family protein; amino-acid sequence: MATQRPTLVLVNSSAGSGEADLVEQVCRALEQHSLFGTEVVESGSDERYAAAVASARGRDVVVVGGDGSVNRLLQQLMDQQLLGSVGAVGVVPVGTGNDLARDAGLPLDWCGAAEVAVSGAPVARGLLVDTAGRVVTNVVHCGVAAEATAHAADVKGVLGRTAYTWGAVRAGLTRQGWHLRVVVDGRTVADGTERLLMVSAAVGSSVGGGHEIAPNADAGDGQVDVVIAHGTSARARVGFALDLRRGRHIERQDVTVTQGREVLVKAVTSRDAFAVNTDGDVEKDRLRSRRWQLRADAWRLRAPTRPH
- a CDS encoding phytoene desaturase family protein; this encodes MSTADAVVIGGGPNGLVALNALVDAGWDVVLIEANDEVGGAVRSGEVTTPGFVNDLFSAFYPLAAASPIIRDLHLEQHGLVWRRAPHVLAHALDDGYAAVLRDRAEDTAAALDAEAPGDGEAWLELVHGWDQIRDPLLDALFTPFPPVTSAARILRRLGAADTLDFARLAVTPVRRLADERFTGPGPGLLLTGNAMHGDIPPDAAGSGMFGWLLTMLGQDVGFPVPEGGAGELAHALRRRAESKGARLLTGTAVTAVIVEHGRASGVRLADGTMVRARRGVLADVAAPALYRDLLAGHRLPARLLRDIDRFQWDNPTIKVNWALEQPVPWLAEDAHGAGTVHLGVDADGFVDFAADLSVGRTPARPFILFGQMTTSDPTRSPAGTESAWAYTHVPHTIDWSGDHLAAHVERIEDALERVAPGFRDTRLARHVQSPADLEDANANLVGGAVNAGTSGLHQQLVFRPTPGLGRPETPVPGLYLASAAAHPGGGVHGAPGWNAARAAIGAHARLTGGVRRALARTAWARLLPRP